The Flavobacterium sp. 140616W15 sequence TGCATGATACTCGGTTGGTATATTATCACTCAACCCTGGATTTAATAAATATAAACTAAAAACCTGACCAACTAGTTTTATATCCTTTTTATGGACTCCATTTAGCGAAAGAGAAAATACGCATTCGCGAACACTTAAATTTAAAAACATTGAATTTCTATATACACCCGAATTCGAAAGTGTATCGGATTTAGCTAAATTAATAATTTTCCCTATAGATTTATCAACCTTATAATTCATTTTAAATCCATCTTTATCAGTTATATCCTGATTTTGGTTAGCCAGATATTCCTTCAATAGAGCGATATCTACATCATCTTTTATTAATGAAGTGGAGTTTTCCGTTTCAGTTTCAGGAACAGAGTTTTTCTTTTCCTTACAACATGATAAGAAAATAATAATAATTGTAACGGCTAAAAAATGCCTAAAAGAAAATTTCATATAATATATATTTAAAGGTTTTGTTTTTCGTTATTTAAAGAATGTTGCCCAACTTACTTATTTCGGTAATAAAATCACTTCAATAAGTTCTATTTTGGTTGGCTTTATATCATAGTACAAATTTCAAGACTCAAACATACTAAACCAGTTTTGTTTTATTTTACGGTTTTCCATAATCAGTAAAATTATTAAGTTGCAAAATAATTCTTTTAAAAATGAAAAGACTACCGTATATATACCTGTTTTAAATTTTATTGAGCATAAAAAAAGATGCCTTAGCATCTTTTTTTATGTATTGTCGAATATATCACTATCAAAAAAATCTTTAAGTGTAATTCCTAAAGCTTTACAAACTCTGCCGATAGAATAAATGGTCATTCCTCTTCCAATCTCCAGTTTTTCCCATGCCTGAAAATTTTGTCTATCTATCTCAACATCTTTCGATAGAGTAGACTTATTTTGGCTTGCTTTTTCTCTTAACTCTTTAAGCCTTAATTTAATCTGATCTCGTAAAATTATATCCTCTGGTCTTAAATTTCCCATATAGCAATTTCATTTTTTTTATATTTTTCACGTAATGCATTTGCATTACATATTTTTTTTCTATACTTTTGAATAGAATTATTAAATTTGCGATACTTCATTTGAAAATATTTGAAGCATTCGCTTTGA is a genomic window containing:
- a CDS encoding helix-turn-helix transcriptional regulator; protein product: MGNLRPEDIILRDQIKLRLKELREKASQNKSTLSKDVEIDRQNFQAWEKLEIGRGMTIYSIGRVCKALGITLKDFFDSDIFDNT